A section of the Rhizobium sp. SSA_523 genome encodes:
- a CDS encoding lytic transglycosylase domain-containing protein — translation MFKTLMGGAVAVTIAIFSPAAQAAQCGNDASGFTAWVDNFKRQAPANGIPAAVVTRALADVQYNRPTIRADRGQKSFKLSFDQFMKKRGGQAIISRGKSMKASNAALFSAIERRYGVPAGPLLAIWGMETGFGGFLGDQHTLSAVTTLAYDCRRSAYFTEQLYAALQLVARGDLSPSARGAAHGEIGQTQFLPLNVLRYGADGDGDGHIDMVRSRADALASTANFLVGHGWRAGAGYQPGQPNFVAIQGWNAASVYQQAIAHIGAQIDGR, via the coding sequence ATGTTCAAGACGTTGATGGGTGGCGCAGTCGCAGTGACGATCGCCATCTTCTCGCCGGCAGCCCAGGCCGCTCAGTGCGGCAATGATGCTTCCGGCTTCACAGCCTGGGTGGACAATTTCAAGCGGCAGGCGCCGGCCAACGGCATTCCGGCCGCCGTGGTCACGCGGGCGCTTGCGGATGTCCAATACAATCGTCCCACCATACGGGCCGATCGCGGGCAGAAAAGCTTCAAACTGTCATTCGATCAGTTCATGAAGAAGCGCGGCGGCCAGGCGATCATCTCGCGCGGCAAGAGCATGAAGGCGTCCAATGCGGCGCTGTTTTCCGCCATCGAGCGCCGCTATGGCGTGCCTGCTGGCCCGCTTCTGGCGATCTGGGGCATGGAAACCGGCTTTGGCGGCTTCCTCGGCGACCAGCACACGCTTTCCGCCGTGACCACGCTGGCTTATGATTGCCGCCGCTCGGCCTATTTCACCGAACAGCTTTACGCGGCGCTGCAGCTCGTGGCCCGCGGCGATCTCAGCCCTTCGGCTCGGGGTGCGGCGCATGGTGAAATCGGCCAGACGCAATTCTTGCCGCTCAACGTTCTGCGCTATGGTGCAGACGGCGATGGCGACGGCCATATCGACATGGTCCGGTCGCGAGCCGATGCCTTGGCCTCGACCGCCAATTTCCTCGTCGGTCACGGCTGGCGTGCCGGCGCCGGCTACCAGCCGGGACAGCCGAATTTCGTGGCGATCCAGGGATGGAATGCGGCATCCGTCTATCAGCAGGCCATTGCCCATATCGGCGCGCAGATCGACGGCCGCTAA
- a CDS encoding glycosyltransferase family 4 protein: MPGQLLILLCAAIVSAGLVRLIIYKAHHLGLVQAPVARSSHKIPTPTGGGCGIVIGSLLAGLLLPGLDQTSLILLMLGFIIALVGLIDDWRPLSARTRLPVQALVTGLCIWTSHATLILASPASVILTALSFLFLLLAGLWWINLFNFMDGIDGLAGQQAMMMMLSAMLIAALTAPDATGTWIWGMMAALAAATFGFLLFNWPPARIFMGDAGSTFLGFFILVVALSTLVLGWLSLPQWLLLAALFATDASVTLFVRILKGEKASEAHRSHAYQRLSRRLGGARPVTCAALAINALVLLPVAVFLPGDGRDWLIVFLVYIALAGLALGAGAGLADKQAASLQAYRHLARTKRNEGEGT; this comes from the coding sequence ATGCCTGGCCAATTGCTCATTCTGCTTTGCGCTGCCATCGTCAGCGCCGGGCTTGTCCGTCTCATCATCTACAAGGCGCATCACCTCGGCCTTGTGCAGGCCCCGGTGGCCCGCTCGTCGCACAAGATTCCGACGCCGACGGGCGGCGGATGCGGCATTGTGATCGGTTCGCTTCTTGCAGGCCTGTTGCTGCCCGGCCTGGACCAGACCTCGCTCATCCTGCTGATGCTCGGCTTCATCATCGCGCTGGTCGGCCTGATCGACGATTGGCGTCCCTTGAGCGCGAGGACGCGCCTGCCCGTGCAGGCGCTGGTGACCGGCCTGTGCATCTGGACCAGCCATGCCACCCTGATCCTTGCCTCGCCGGCCTCCGTCATCCTGACCGCCCTCTCCTTTCTGTTCCTGCTTCTGGCGGGCCTCTGGTGGATCAACCTCTTCAACTTCATGGACGGCATCGACGGGCTGGCAGGCCAGCAGGCGATGATGATGATGCTGTCCGCGATGCTGATCGCCGCCCTGACCGCTCCGGATGCGACCGGCACCTGGATATGGGGCATGATGGCGGCGCTCGCGGCGGCCACCTTCGGCTTCCTCCTGTTCAACTGGCCGCCGGCGCGCATCTTCATGGGCGATGCCGGCAGCACCTTTCTCGGCTTCTTCATTCTTGTCGTCGCGCTTTCGACGCTCGTTCTTGGCTGGCTGAGCCTGCCGCAATGGCTGCTGCTGGCGGCTCTGTTTGCCACCGACGCATCCGTCACACTGTTCGTGCGCATCCTGAAGGGTGAAAAAGCGTCGGAGGCGCACCGGTCGCACGCCTATCAGCGCCTGTCGCGCCGGCTGGGCGGGGCAAGGCCCGTCACTTGCGCCGCCCTCGCCATCAACGCGCTCGTCCTTCTTCCGGTCGCGGTTTTTCTGCCTGGCGACGGTCGCGACTGGCTGATCGTCTTCCTCGTCTATATCGCTCTCGCCGGCCTTGCCCTTGGCGCGGGCGCCGGCCTTGCCGACAAGCAGGCAGCCTCGCTGCAAGCCTATCGCCACCTTGCAAGGACGAAGCGGAACGAAGGAGAGGGCACGTGA
- the pdxY gene encoding pyridoxal kinase PdxY has protein sequence MSDNSAVLVISSHVVRGTVGNRAAVFALETLGLPVWALPTVILPWHPGHGPSTRVVMPADEFDRVIDDLIRAPWLPEVKAVLTGYFGNALQPRQVARLIAAMKERNPALLYVCDPVMGDSGGLYVPQDTAEAIRDVLIPLATLATPNRFELAWLAGADLNSNAAIMDAAIALGPPRMLVTSALAMMAGGTGNLYLSGNHALLAEHRLIDNPPNGLGDLLSAVFLARLLSGMDEERALQMATASVYEVLARTAKRGGDELTLETDAASLSTPMAMVQLRHLMHPARSRRR, from the coding sequence ATGTCCGATAACAGTGCAGTCCTCGTTATTTCGAGCCATGTCGTGCGCGGCACGGTCGGCAATCGCGCCGCGGTCTTCGCGCTGGAAACGCTCGGCCTTCCTGTCTGGGCGCTGCCGACCGTCATCCTTCCCTGGCATCCCGGTCACGGCCCTTCCACCCGGGTCGTCATGCCGGCGGACGAATTCGACCGGGTGATCGACGACCTCATCCGGGCGCCCTGGCTGCCTGAGGTGAAGGCCGTGCTGACCGGCTATTTCGGCAATGCCCTCCAGCCACGGCAAGTGGCGCGGCTGATTGCGGCCATGAAGGAAAGGAATCCGGCTCTCCTGTATGTTTGCGATCCGGTGATGGGCGACAGCGGCGGGCTTTACGTGCCGCAGGATACGGCCGAGGCCATACGCGACGTGCTCATACCGCTTGCCACGCTCGCAACGCCGAACCGCTTTGAACTGGCCTGGCTGGCCGGTGCGGACCTCAACAGCAATGCCGCCATCATGGATGCCGCCATCGCGCTCGGACCGCCGCGCATGCTGGTGACATCGGCGCTTGCGATGATGGCGGGCGGCACCGGCAATCTCTATCTCAGCGGCAATCACGCGCTATTGGCCGAACACCGGCTGATCGACAATCCGCCCAACGGGCTTGGCGATCTTCTCTCCGCCGTCTTCCTGGCCCGCCTGCTTTCCGGCATGGACGAAGAACGCGCGCTGCAGATGGCAACGGCCAGTGTCTATGAAGTCTTGGCGCGCACGGCAAAGCGGGGTGGCGACGAACTGACGCTGGAGACCGATGCGGCGAGCCTTTCGACCCCGATGGCGATGGTCCAGCTCCGCCACCTGATGCATCCTGCCCGCAGCCGGCGGCGCTGA
- a CDS encoding NAD-dependent epimerase/dehydratase family protein: MILVTGATGFVGREVCRTLQQRGIAFRPVSRRPHPDCIAMGEMTAQTDWSAVLSGVTCVIHLAARVHVMQEHEADPDGAFRRVNVDATLNLARQAHEAGLRRFVFISSIKVNGEATDEGRPFRADDRPAPEDAYARSKAEAEAALLELGARSGLEIVIIRPPLVYGPGVRANFRLLMRWAGSGLPSIFGACSNRRSLVHVGNLADLVVTAATHPGLRNEVFLVSDGEDLTTRDLFTQLAKLQGRRGWNLPLPVSMLQGLAALLAKTSVTDRLLRNLEVDIAKTTEILGWTPTLSVRQGLQQTIDEDTERGSSPARRR; encoded by the coding sequence GTGATACTGGTGACGGGCGCGACAGGTTTTGTCGGCCGGGAAGTCTGCAGGACATTGCAGCAGAGGGGAATTGCTTTTCGACCCGTCAGCCGCAGGCCGCATCCGGACTGTATTGCGATGGGCGAGATGACGGCCCAGACCGATTGGTCGGCCGTGCTTTCCGGCGTGACCTGCGTCATCCATCTCGCCGCCCGTGTCCATGTGATGCAGGAGCATGAGGCCGATCCCGACGGCGCCTTCCGCCGCGTGAATGTGGACGCGACGCTCAACCTCGCCCGCCAGGCGCACGAGGCCGGCCTGCGCCGCTTCGTCTTCATCAGTTCCATCAAGGTGAATGGCGAAGCCACCGATGAGGGGCGGCCGTTTCGCGCCGATGACCGTCCGGCACCAGAGGATGCCTATGCGCGCTCCAAGGCCGAGGCCGAGGCGGCGCTGCTGGAGCTTGGCGCCAGGAGCGGGCTCGAAATCGTCATAATCCGGCCGCCTCTCGTCTACGGGCCGGGCGTCAGGGCCAATTTCCGTCTGTTGATGCGGTGGGCAGGAAGCGGCTTGCCGTCCATCTTCGGCGCCTGCAGCAATCGGCGCTCCCTCGTCCATGTCGGCAATCTCGCCGATCTCGTAGTGACGGCCGCCACGCATCCCGGGCTCCGAAACGAGGTCTTCCTCGTCAGCGATGGCGAAGACCTGACGACACGCGACCTCTTCACGCAGCTGGCAAAGCTCCAGGGCCGGCGCGGTTGGAACCTCCCCCTGCCCGTCTCCATGCTGCAAGGGCTTGCGGCCCTGTTGGCCAAGACTTCGGTTACCGACCGCTTGCTTCGAAATCTGGAGGTCGATATAGCCAAGACGACGGAGATCCTGGGCTGGACGCCGACCCTATCGGTCCGGCAGGGATTGCAGCAGACCATAGATGAGGACACCGAACGGGGATCGTCGCCCGCACGGCGTCGCTGA
- a CDS encoding NAD-glutamate dehydrogenase, whose product MAAKRNPKQQKQIELARAAWSESGGLVLDPDILFGRASSDDVAAYTPEMLAASADYAGRELLAWTGETARITVASVDGVAPNGTPVCILTVIDRDMPFLFDSVMGEITSSYRDISLAVHPILDVQPGKAPRLYSYERSQAAGEHVSLIQVHLAVLTEDQAHDLIARLRSVLDKVHAAISDWKPMLSLLKGASREMKEAPLSGQKAERDEALDFLKWLRDGNFIFLGMREYIYSGDGAGATLERGKGSGLGILSDPDVLVLRQGKDQVTTTPEILQFLQGQDFLIVTKANVKSVVHRRAYMDYVGVKRFDANGRVTGELRIVGLFTATAYTHSVTEIPLLRAKAAHIETHFGFDPQSHSGRMLRNTLESYPRDDLFQIDLELLARYCEQIMELAERPRVRALARIDHFDRFVSIIVYVPRENYNSIVREKIGAYLATTYQGHVSAYYPAFPEGGTARVHFIIGRRDGKTPSIPQAELEDAIREIATPWDERFVALAGAGVPALETSFAFQEAFSPEETVSDLPDILALAAGEPIRISLYERRVEERPILALKIFHAGEHLALSRRVPLLENLGFQVVSERTFDLDLVATGRRIVLHDMELQLPEEDRIDLKREASRIEQAFLMAFNGTIDNDSFNRLVLLTGLSAREVTVLRAYARYLRQTGIVYSQAHIADTLARYPDISRLIFALFRDGFDPGMTDSQREGVLSGHHAAIEEALTAVPNLDDDRTFRRFVNAIDSTLRTNYFQTDADGGPKAVLAFKFDPKLLEGLPQPRPFREIFVYGTEVEGVHLRFGKVARGGLRWSDRGEDYRTEVLGLVKAQQVKNAVIVPVGAKGGFFPKRLPSPAQRDAFFNAGKEAYKTFIRTLLSITDNIVGADVVGPADTLRLDGDDPYFVVAADKGTATFSDTANGLAQEAGFWLDDAFASGGSAGYDHKKMGITARGAWEAVKRHFREMDVDIQSTPFSVAGVGDMSGDVFGNGMLLSPHIRLIAAFDHRDIFIDPDPDTRLSFDERSRMFGLARSSWQDYDRSALSEGGMIIRRTEKSVALTPQAKAAIGIEADVATPFEIMTAILKSPVDLLWFGGIGTYIKAAAETDAEVGDRANDPIRVIAAEVRAKVIGEGANLGVTQKGRIAYALNGGRINSDAIDNSAGVNSSDVEVNIKIALSPAMRDGRLARDKRDLLLSSMTDEVARLVLRNNYLQTLAISLTTRRGQRNREDLSRLMSALETRGELNRKVETLPDDAELAERYAAGKPLTRPEVGVLLSYAKIVLFDAIVASALPDDPYFGDVLTGYFPRQMQQDYAGDIAHHRLHREIIATLLANEVINRGGPGFAQMLSDISGRGQVDVVKAAFIARDAYELPKLWAAVDALDGQLAGERQNALYERISEIFAGATIFILQTGLTGSDVAAAVSRIRAGLTALRGTIAPTAERAMDVSEAVPTALVEELNILPNLVLVPEIMLISERSGAPLERATEVYFRVTEAFRVNRFLEAGERFNAADHYENLAIIRSLQQIAAARRDIVTTALSHHAGDEKPLEAWLSSDRLRLNRISSELLALSEGAETTLAKMMVAASLFTDLAQSGAR is encoded by the coding sequence ATGGCTGCCAAGCGCAATCCGAAACAGCAGAAGCAGATCGAGCTGGCGCGCGCGGCCTGGAGCGAAAGCGGCGGGCTCGTCCTCGATCCAGACATTCTGTTCGGCCGGGCCAGCAGCGATGACGTCGCCGCCTATACGCCGGAAATGCTGGCCGCCTCGGCCGACTATGCCGGGCGCGAACTTCTGGCCTGGACGGGAGAGACGGCGCGCATCACGGTTGCCTCCGTCGACGGCGTCGCGCCCAATGGCACGCCCGTCTGCATTCTCACCGTAATCGACCGGGACATGCCTTTCCTGTTCGATTCGGTGATGGGCGAAATCACCAGCAGCTATCGCGACATTTCTCTCGCGGTCCACCCTATCCTCGATGTCCAGCCGGGAAAGGCACCCAGGCTCTATTCCTATGAGCGCAGCCAGGCCGCCGGCGAGCATGTCAGCCTCATCCAGGTGCATCTGGCAGTCCTGACCGAGGACCAGGCGCACGATCTGATCGCGCGGCTGCGCTCGGTGCTCGACAAGGTGCATGCGGCGATCTCCGACTGGAAGCCGATGCTCTCGCTTCTGAAAGGCGCCAGCCGCGAGATGAAGGAGGCGCCGCTCTCCGGCCAGAAGGCAGAGCGGGATGAGGCGCTCGATTTCCTGAAATGGCTGCGGGACGGAAACTTCATCTTTCTCGGCATGCGGGAATATATCTATTCCGGCGACGGGGCCGGGGCGACGCTCGAGCGCGGCAAAGGCAGCGGTCTCGGCATTCTCTCCGATCCCGATGTTCTGGTGCTGCGCCAGGGGAAGGATCAGGTCACGACCACGCCGGAAATCCTGCAATTCCTCCAGGGCCAGGATTTCCTGATCGTCACCAAGGCCAATGTCAAATCGGTCGTCCATCGGCGCGCCTATATGGATTATGTCGGGGTCAAGCGCTTCGACGCGAACGGACGGGTCACCGGCGAATTGCGCATTGTCGGCCTCTTCACCGCCACCGCCTATACCCATTCGGTGACCGAGATTCCGCTGCTGCGGGCAAAGGCCGCGCATATCGAAACCCATTTCGGCTTCGATCCGCAGAGCCATTCCGGCCGCATGCTGCGCAATACGCTGGAATCCTATCCGCGCGACGATCTGTTCCAGATCGACCTGGAGCTTCTGGCGCGCTATTGCGAGCAGATCATGGAACTGGCGGAGCGGCCGCGGGTGCGTGCCCTGGCGCGTATCGATCACTTCGACCGCTTCGTGTCGATCATCGTCTATGTGCCGCGAGAAAACTACAATTCGATTGTCCGCGAGAAGATCGGCGCCTATCTCGCCACCACCTATCAGGGCCATGTGTCCGCCTATTATCCGGCCTTTCCGGAAGGCGGCACCGCCCGCGTGCATTTCATCATTGGCCGTCGCGACGGCAAGACGCCCTCCATCCCGCAGGCGGAGCTGGAAGATGCCATTCGCGAGATCGCCACGCCCTGGGACGAGCGCTTCGTCGCTCTGGCCGGTGCCGGTGTGCCCGCGCTCGAGACGAGCTTCGCCTTCCAGGAGGCCTTCTCGCCGGAGGAGACCGTTTCCGACCTGCCGGATATTCTGGCCCTGGCCGCTGGCGAACCGATCCGCATTTCTCTGTATGAGCGCCGGGTCGAGGAGCGGCCGATCCTGGCCTTGAAGATCTTCCATGCCGGCGAGCACCTGGCGCTGTCCCGGCGCGTTCCTCTCCTGGAAAATCTCGGTTTCCAGGTGGTCAGCGAGCGCACCTTCGATCTTGATCTCGTCGCAACCGGCAGGCGCATCGTCCTGCACGATATGGAATTGCAGCTGCCGGAGGAGGACAGGATCGATCTGAAACGCGAGGCGTCACGGATCGAGCAGGCTTTCCTGATGGCCTTCAACGGAACCATCGACAATGACAGCTTCAACCGGCTCGTCCTGCTGACCGGTCTCTCGGCCCGGGAAGTCACTGTCCTGCGGGCCTATGCGCGCTATCTGCGGCAGACCGGCATTGTCTATTCCCAGGCTCATATTGCCGATACGCTGGCGCGTTATCCGGATATCAGCCGGCTCATCTTTGCCCTGTTCCGCGACGGCTTCGACCCCGGCATGACCGACAGCCAGCGCGAGGGCGTGCTGAGCGGCCATCATGCAGCCATCGAAGAGGCGCTGACGGCGGTGCCGAACCTCGATGACGACCGCACCTTCCGCCGCTTCGTCAATGCGATCGATTCCACCCTGCGCACCAATTACTTCCAGACGGATGCCGATGGCGGACCAAAGGCGGTTCTGGCCTTCAAGTTCGATCCGAAACTCCTGGAGGGCCTGCCGCAGCCGCGGCCCTTCCGCGAAATCTTCGTCTATGGCACCGAGGTGGAGGGGGTGCATCTGCGCTTCGGCAAGGTTGCCCGTGGCGGCCTGCGCTGGTCGGATCGCGGCGAGGATTACCGCACCGAGGTTCTCGGCCTCGTCAAGGCACAGCAGGTCAAGAACGCCGTCATCGTGCCGGTGGGCGCCAAAGGCGGCTTCTTCCCCAAACGCCTGCCGTCGCCGGCGCAGCGCGATGCCTTCTTCAATGCCGGCAAGGAAGCCTACAAGACCTTCATCCGTACGCTCCTGTCGATCACCGACAATATCGTCGGCGCAGATGTGGTGGGGCCGGCCGATACGCTGCGGCTGGACGGCGACGATCCCTATTTCGTCGTTGCCGCCGACAAGGGCACGGCCACCTTTTCCGATACGGCCAACGGCCTGGCGCAGGAGGCCGGCTTCTGGCTCGACGATGCCTTCGCCTCGGGCGGTTCGGCGGGTTACGACCACAAGAAGATGGGCATTACCGCCCGCGGAGCCTGGGAAGCCGTCAAGCGCCACTTCCGCGAGATGGATGTCGATATCCAGTCGACGCCCTTCTCGGTGGCCGGTGTCGGCGACATGTCCGGTGACGTGTTCGGCAATGGCATGCTGCTGTCGCCGCATATCCGCCTGATCGCCGCCTTCGATCACCGCGACATCTTCATCGATCCCGATCCGGACACGCGACTGAGTTTCGACGAGCGCAGCCGCATGTTCGGCCTCGCCCGCTCGAGCTGGCAGGATTATGATCGCTCCGCTCTGTCCGAAGGCGGCATGATCATTCGCAGAACCGAAAAATCCGTCGCCCTCACACCGCAGGCCAAGGCCGCCATCGGCATCGAGGCGGATGTCGCAACGCCTTTCGAGATCATGACGGCAATCCTGAAGAGCCCGGTGGATCTCCTCTGGTTCGGCGGAATCGGCACCTATATCAAGGCCGCCGCCGAAACGGACGCGGAGGTTGGCGACCGCGCCAATGATCCCATCCGCGTCATTGCTGCCGAGGTAAGAGCCAAGGTGATCGGCGAGGGCGCCAATCTCGGGGTCACGCAGAAGGGCCGTATCGCCTATGCGTTGAACGGCGGCCGGATCAATTCCGATGCGATCGACAATTCGGCCGGCGTCAACTCCTCCGACGTGGAAGTCAATATCAAGATCGCGCTCAGCCCGGCAATGCGCGACGGGCGGCTTGCCCGCGACAAGCGCGACCTGCTGCTGTCGTCGATGACCGATGAGGTGGCGCGGCTCGTCCTGCGCAACAATTACCTGCAGACACTGGCGATCTCGCTGACCACGCGGCGCGGCCAGCGCAACCGCGAGGATCTGTCGCGCCTGATGTCGGCTCTGGAAACGCGCGGCGAACTCAACCGCAAGGTCGAGACCCTGCCCGACGATGCGGAACTTGCCGAACGCTATGCTGCGGGCAAGCCGCTGACGCGTCCGGAAGTCGGCGTGCTGCTCTCCTATGCCAAGATCGTCCTCTTCGATGCGATCGTCGCCAGCGCTTTGCCCGATGATCCCTATTTCGGGGATGTGCTGACGGGCTATTTCCCGCGCCAGATGCAGCAGGACTATGCCGGCGATATTGCCCATCACCGCCTGCACCGCGAAATCATCGCAACGCTTCTTGCCAACGAAGTGATCAACCGCGGCGGGCCGGGATTTGCCCAGATGCTGAGCGATATCAGCGGCCGAGGTCAGGTGGATGTGGTCAAGGCCGCCTTCATCGCGCGCGATGCCTACGAGCTTCCGAAACTCTGGGCGGCCGTTGATGCGCTGGACGGCCAGCTTGCGGGGGAAAGGCAGAATGCGCTCTATGAGCGGATCAGCGAGATCTTTGCCGGCGCCACCATCTTCATCCTGCAGACCGGCCTGACCGGCTCCGACGTGGCGGCGGCGGTGTCGCGCATCCGCGCCGGCCTCACCGCCTTGCGCGGCACCATTGCGCCGACGGCGGAGCGGGCCATGGATGTGTCGGAAGCGGTGCCGACCGCTTTGGTCGAGGAGCTGAACATCCTGCCCAATCTGGTGCTCGTCCCGGAAATCATGCTGATTTCCGAGCGCAGCGGCGCGCCGCTGGAGCGGGCCACGGAAGTCTATTTCCGAGTCACCGAAGCCTTCCGCGTCAACCGCTTCCTGGAGGCGGGCGAAAGGTTCAATGCGGCCGATCACTATGAGAACCTCGCAATCATCCGCAGCCTGCAGCAGATCGCGGCCGCCCGGCGCGATATCGTCACGACGGCGCTTTCCCATCACGCCGGTGACGAGAAGCCGCTCGAAGCATGGCTTTCAAGCGACCGGCTCAGGCTCAATCGGATCAGCAGCGAGCTTCTGGCCTTGAGCGAAGGTGCGGAGACAACTTTGGCGAAGATGATGGTGGCAGCAAGCCTCTTCACCGATCTTGCCCAGAGCGGCGCCCGGTAA
- a CDS encoding carbonic anhydrase, translating to MTEFPSTLLTGYDNFMSGRYSGERERYRALAENGQKPHTLVIACCDSRAAPEIIFDSGPGELFVIRNVANLVPPYEPDGQFHATSAALEYAVQVLKIRDIVVMGHGRCGGIQAALDPMDEPLSPGDFIGKWMGMLRSTAEQIPKVDILTQAERQTALERVSIRNSLANLRTFPCVRILEEKGRLRLHGAWFDISTGELWIMDTKTGDFIRPAS from the coding sequence ATGACAGAGTTCCCCTCCACCCTCCTCACCGGCTACGACAACTTCATGAGCGGACGCTATAGCGGGGAGCGTGAACGCTACCGCGCCTTGGCGGAGAACGGCCAGAAGCCGCACACGCTGGTGATCGCCTGTTGCGATTCCCGCGCGGCGCCGGAGATTATTTTCGATTCAGGTCCGGGCGAACTCTTCGTCATCCGCAACGTCGCCAATCTCGTTCCGCCCTACGAGCCGGATGGCCAGTTCCACGCCACCTCGGCGGCGCTCGAATATGCCGTGCAGGTTCTCAAGATCCGCGACATCGTCGTGATGGGGCATGGCCGCTGCGGCGGCATTCAGGCCGCGCTCGATCCGATGGACGAGCCTCTCTCGCCCGGCGATTTCATCGGCAAGTGGATGGGCATGCTGCGCTCGACGGCGGAGCAGATCCCCAAGGTCGATATCCTGACCCAGGCAGAACGGCAGACGGCCCTGGAGCGCGTTTCGATCCGCAACTCGCTGGCCAATCTGCGAACCTTCCCCTGTGTTCGCATTCTGGAGGAAAAGGGACGCCTGCGCCTTCACGGTGCCTGGTTCGACATTTCCACCGGTGAATTGTGGATCATGGACACGAAGACGGGCGATTTCATCCGGCCTGCTTCCTGA
- a CDS encoding aspartate-semialdehyde dehydrogenase, with protein MGFKIAVVGATGNVGREMLNILSERGFPADEVVALASARSQGTEVSFGDKVLKVSNLENYDFSDTDICLMSAGGTISQKWSPKIGAQGCVVIDNSSAWRYDSEVPLIVPEVNPDAIAGFPKKNIIANPNCSTAQLVVALKPLHDFAKIKRVVVSTYQSVSGAGKEGMDELFTQTRAVFVADPVEAKKFSKRIAFNVIPHIDVFMEDGYTKEEWKVLAETKKMLDPKIKVTCTAVRVPVFIGHSESVNIEFENEITADQARDILREAPGCLVVDKRENGGYVTPIECAGEDATYISRIREDATVENGLAMWVVSDNLRKGAALNAVQIAELLVNRGLIKPRKQAA; from the coding sequence ATGGGTTTCAAGATTGCAGTCGTGGGCGCAACCGGGAATGTCGGCCGTGAGATGCTGAACATTCTGTCGGAGCGCGGCTTCCCCGCAGATGAGGTGGTAGCGCTCGCCTCCGCACGCAGCCAGGGCACGGAAGTCTCCTTCGGCGACAAGGTGCTGAAGGTCTCCAACCTGGAGAATTACGATTTCTCCGACACCGATATCTGCCTGATGTCCGCCGGCGGCACGATCTCGCAAAAGTGGTCGCCCAAGATCGGCGCGCAGGGCTGCGTCGTCATCGACAATTCCTCCGCCTGGCGCTACGATTCCGAAGTTCCGCTCATCGTTCCGGAAGTCAACCCGGATGCCATTGCCGGTTTCCCGAAGAAGAACATTATCGCCAATCCGAATTGCTCGACGGCGCAGCTGGTCGTGGCGCTGAAGCCGCTGCATGATTTTGCCAAGATCAAGCGCGTCGTCGTCTCCACCTACCAGTCGGTGTCCGGTGCCGGCAAGGAAGGCATGGATGAGCTCTTCACCCAGACCCGCGCCGTCTTCGTGGCGGATCCGGTGGAAGCCAAGAAGTTCAGCAAGCGCATCGCCTTCAACGTGATTCCGCATATCGATGTCTTCATGGAAGACGGCTATACGAAGGAAGAGTGGAAGGTCCTGGCCGAGACCAAGAAGATGCTGGATCCCAAGATCAAGGTCACCTGCACGGCTGTTCGCGTGCCGGTCTTCATCGGCCATTCGGAATCCGTCAACATCGAATTCGAAAACGAGATCACGGCCGATCAGGCGCGCGACATCCTGCGCGAGGCGCCCGGCTGCCTCGTCGTCGACAAGCGGGAGAATGGCGGTTACGTCACTCCCATCGAATGCGCCGGCGAAGACGCAACCTACATTTCGCGCATTCGCGAAGACGCGACCGTCGAAAACGGCCTTGCCATGTGGGTGGTCTCCGACAACCTGCGCAAGGGTGCTGCGCTCAATGCCGTGCAGATCGCCGAGCTTCTGGTCAATCGTGGCCTGATCAAGCCCCGCAAGCAGGCAGCCTGA